From Bacteroidota bacterium, the proteins below share one genomic window:
- a CDS encoding T9SS type A sorting domain-containing protein has product MTRLIPYIVCLLLALACVPAAAQPPVVTYGTKFTFAFPEGADGLVDPFGNGDSSTLILHLISRAPGSATITSPSGYSTKFCYDSTLGADIVLPHWLMLIPGQGKSQKGLVLRTTSPVQVELLDKFNAGGEMTQIYPDSSLGTDYRIATWGLYNDPGEDNKTEFVITAPYDNTSVTVTPSVRPIGRPDASPFTFTLNAGECYIVKADITAAPTATSLSGSFVQASKPVSVITALTCGYAPLGDEACNELLNMPLPRGYTDTVFLTAPFSTFEGYSLIFVSDDPNFFVVQPGGFTYTSVNGVAVVPFTLGSQEYLTTSPAQCYQLSSGYDRTRDGMSDPSMITVLPRSQWLDSVEWFSPDLADPVFGTPFPNYISVVYPQTAESKIMIDDVPALTLATPQPIAGTPYSNMVIEIPAGRHHMTSPEPMYAFASGFSIADAYSFNVGERLPTAVPGPVDSIRSTVVFDTLQEPTMCQDFDVAVRLIRPGADPIETVHSVLTFDPTYFTYVGYRNGPLADANAFTLSAATNTITIDLSATPISAVSDTICILHFHCATLPGSSPMSMNSTLTKSEPICETATRFYRSDLGIIAVNQIEQAAFAFQIVSSHAGVQTTGVFSLVSPAADPIRSVELFVRYDHDVLYLTSISGGALVGSNILPSPIRRLDDSTDEVTVSFSPQLTQPGELLLLHFDVFVADSASTLVTCTTNLSNDRPCPLTIVAPASSATFTLLDTCSTPILREYLQHIPLSLKRIVPNPTSGRIDLHFDRILPKGSYRVTVSDVLGHTVAQFSGLTTDETDTLGSFLLTNVVSGIYFLNVDVAGFRETARVLVRN; this is encoded by the coding sequence GTGACCCGACTAATTCCATACATCGTCTGTCTCCTCCTTGCACTCGCCTGTGTGCCTGCTGCCGCACAGCCTCCGGTTGTGACGTACGGCACGAAGTTCACATTTGCATTTCCGGAAGGAGCCGATGGATTGGTCGATCCGTTCGGCAACGGCGATTCATCAACGCTTATACTGCACCTGATCAGCCGAGCCCCGGGAAGCGCAACAATCACTTCGCCGTCTGGATATTCCACCAAGTTCTGCTACGATTCGACGCTTGGCGCTGACATCGTACTACCGCATTGGCTCATGCTGATCCCCGGCCAAGGCAAGAGCCAGAAAGGACTCGTGCTCCGTACTACGAGTCCGGTTCAGGTTGAATTGCTCGATAAGTTCAATGCCGGCGGCGAAATGACACAGATCTATCCGGATTCTTCGCTTGGCACCGACTACCGGATCGCGACATGGGGATTGTATAACGACCCCGGTGAAGATAACAAAACGGAATTTGTGATCACGGCACCATACGATAATACTTCCGTTACCGTGACGCCGTCCGTTCGTCCGATCGGCCGTCCCGACGCATCGCCGTTTACGTTCACGCTGAATGCGGGCGAGTGCTACATTGTCAAAGCAGACATCACCGCTGCACCTACGGCGACGTCACTTTCCGGTTCGTTCGTACAAGCGTCAAAACCTGTGAGTGTCATTACTGCTCTTACCTGCGGATACGCACCGCTTGGAGATGAAGCTTGCAACGAGCTTTTGAATATGCCGTTACCGCGAGGATACACCGACACGGTATTTCTTACTGCACCGTTCAGCACGTTCGAAGGGTATAGCCTGATCTTCGTTTCCGACGACCCGAATTTCTTTGTTGTCCAGCCCGGCGGATTCACATATACTTCTGTTAATGGCGTTGCAGTAGTTCCGTTCACTCTTGGATCTCAAGAGTATTTGACCACTTCACCTGCACAGTGCTACCAGCTCTCGAGTGGGTATGACCGAACGCGTGACGGTATGAGCGATCCGTCGATGATTACCGTTCTGCCTCGCTCTCAATGGCTCGATTCTGTCGAATGGTTTAGCCCGGACCTCGCGGATCCGGTGTTCGGTACGCCGTTTCCAAACTATATCTCCGTGGTGTATCCGCAGACAGCGGAGTCGAAGATCATGATCGACGATGTCCCAGCGCTGACGCTGGCAACCCCGCAGCCGATCGCAGGGACACCGTATTCGAACATGGTTATCGAGATTCCCGCCGGGCGTCATCATATGACCTCGCCGGAGCCGATGTATGCGTTCGCATCGGGGTTTAGCATTGCCGATGCATATTCCTTCAATGTCGGCGAACGGTTACCGACCGCTGTTCCGGGTCCTGTCGATTCTATCCGCTCGACCGTCGTATTCGATACACTGCAAGAGCCGACCATGTGTCAGGATTTTGATGTCGCCGTTCGTCTTATTCGTCCGGGAGCCGATCCGATCGAGACGGTGCACTCGGTCCTAACGTTCGATCCGACATACTTCACTTATGTCGGATATCGCAACGGTCCGCTTGCCGATGCTAATGCATTTACGCTGAGTGCCGCGACGAACACGATCACGATCGACCTCTCTGCAACACCGATCTCCGCAGTCAGCGACACTATCTGCATTCTGCATTTTCACTGTGCGACTCTCCCCGGATCATCACCGATGTCGATGAATTCGACGTTGACAAAGTCCGAACCGATCTGTGAAACCGCAACACGATTCTATCGCTCTGATCTTGGCATCATCGCTGTAAATCAGATCGAACAGGCGGCGTTTGCATTTCAGATCGTATCCTCCCATGCAGGAGTACAAACCACGGGTGTCTTTTCACTCGTGAGCCCTGCTGCCGACCCGATCCGCTCGGTAGAACTGTTCGTTCGGTACGACCACGATGTGCTCTATCTCACTTCGATTAGTGGTGGGGCGTTGGTTGGTTCGAACATACTCCCGTCTCCGATCCGACGCTTGGATGATTCGACCGACGAGGTGACGGTCTCGTTCTCGCCCCAACTCACGCAGCCGGGCGAATTACTGCTGCTTCACTTCGACGTATTTGTTGCAGATAGTGCATCGACACTGGTGACCTGCACGACGAATCTTTCGAACGACAGACCCTGCCCGCTGACGATCGTTGCGCCTGCCAGCAGCGCGACATTTACGCTGCTTGATACATGTTCGACACCGATCCTTCGCGAATACTTGCAGCACATCCCGCTCTCGCTCAAGCGCATTGTTCCGAATCCCACTTCTGGCCGAATCGATCTGCACTTCGACCGTATCCTGCCGAAGGGCTCGTATCGTGTAACTGTCAGTGATGTGCTGGGACACACAGTGGCACAATTTTCGGGACTGACAACGGATGAAACCGATACGCTTGGGTCGTTCTTGCTTACGAATGTGGTATCCGGTATCTACTTCCTTAATGTCGATGTTGCGGGATTCCGAGAAACAGCTCGCGTGCTGGTTCGGAACTAA